GAGAGCTCTGTCGGCGGGCGCTGGCAGCATTCGCCGTTGGGGCAGCGCGACTTCGAGTGGTTCGTGGTCTCACGTCCGCGGAACCAGCGGGATTCGGTGTAGGGCACTCCCAGCGTGATCGCGAAGTCGCGGCCCCGGTTCGGGTCGACGTGCGCGACGCACCAGTGCGTGGCTCCTGGCTTGTCGGTGTACTGGTAGTGCGTCGAGTACCGGTCAGGTGAGGCGAAGACCGTGCGCCCCGCCCAGTGCCGGCACATCCGCTGGCCCTCGATGGCCCCCGCCGGGTCGGTGGGGAAGACCAGGCCGTCGTTCTCGTACGCCTTGTAGATGATGCCGGTCTCGTCGTTGCGCACGAAGTGGCAGACCAGGTCCAGGTACTGCGTCGCGAGGTTGGTGAACCGGTGCGCGGCCATCTCGTAGGACACCGAGAACACGTCCCGCAGGTCCTCGACCGCCAGGTCGCGATCAGCTTTGGCCTGCTTGAGGTAGCTGACCGCCGTCCGCTCCGGCATCAGTACGGCCGCGGCGAAGTAGTTCGCCTCCACCCGCTGGCGCAGGAAGTCCGCGAAGTCCCGAGGCTGGCTGTGGCCGAGGGTCAGGTGCCCCAGCGTCTGCAGCAGGATGGTGCGCGGGCTGTGCATGCCCAGCGATTCCCGGCGCAGGAAGATCCTGCTGTGGCGCAGGTCGGTGATCGAGCGCACCGAGCGCGGCAGGTCGGTGACGAACCGCAGGCCGTAGCCCATGTGCGTGGCGATGGACTGGATGAGGCCCTCGGAGAGCGCGCCACCGTGGTAGCCGACCCGGTCGAGGATGCCGGAGGCGGCCTGCTCGATGTCCGGGAAGTAGTTGCCGTGCTCGCGCATCATCCGCCGCAGCTCGGCGTTCGCCTTGCGCGCCTCCTCCGGCGTGGCGACCTGCTTGGTCTCCCGGCGCTTGAGCTCGTCGTAGAGCGCGAGCACGTGCTCCAGCGCCTCCGTGGGCACGCGCTTGCCCACCTTCAGCGGCGGCACGTCCAGCCGCTGGTACAGCGGGTCGAGCTGAGCCTGCTCGACGGCGATCTCGAGCTCCGCGCGGCGGTTCGGCGGTTTTTTCGACATCAGTTCGTCCACCGAGCTCCCGAGCGCGTCCGCCAGCGCGCGCAGCAGCGAGAGCTTCGGCTCGCGGTGCCCGTTCTCCAGCAGGGACAGCTGCGAGGGTGCGCGCCCGACGCGTTCGCCCAGCTCAACGAGGGTGAGCCCGGCGGCGCGGCGCAGGTGGCGCAACCGCTGCCCGAAGACCAGAAGGTCTTGGTCGGTGGAAAAATTGCGGTCTTCTTCAGCGGCGAACTCGGCCATGTCGTTGATGTTAGCAGAAAAATCCACGAAATTTCCACGGATTTCTTCTCGGAATGGGCTTGTTCTCCGGCAACACTGGGTTCAGCAACGCCGCAACGAACATCCCGGAAGGGGAAGAACCATGAGCCTCCAGCCTGGAACCCGCCAGCAGGCGATCAAGGCCGCCGAAGAACTCCAGCACGACTGGGACACCAACCCCCGCTGGAAGGGAATCGAGCGTACCCACACCGCCGCGGACGTCGTCCGGCTGCGCGGTTCCGTGCAGGAGGAGCAGACCCTGGCGCGCAACGGCGCCGAGCGGCTCTGGAACCTGCTGCACGAGACCGACTACATCAACTCGCTGGGCGCGATGACCGGTAACCAGGCCGTCCAGCAGGTTCGCGCGGGGCTCAAGGCCATCTACCTCTCCGGCTGGCAGGTCGCCGCCGACGCCAACCTGGCGGGCGAAACCTACCCCGACCAGAGCCTCTACCCGGCGAACTCGGTCCCGCAGGTCGTGCGCCGGATCAACAACGCCCTCAAGCGCGCCGACCAGATCAGCTGGTCCGAGGCGCTGGACCCGGAGACGGAGGAGACCGACTCGGAGCCGACGCAGTGGATGGCCCCGATCGTCGCCGACGCGGAGGCCGGCTTCGGTGGCGTGCTCAACGCCTACGAGCTGATGAAGGGCATGATCCAGGCCGGTGCGGCCGGCGTGCACTGGGAGGACCAGCTGGCCTCCGAGAAGAAGTGCGGCCACCTGGGCGGCAAGGTGCTCATCCCCACCAGCCAGCACGTCAAGACGCTCAACGCCGCCCGCCTCGCCGCGGACGTCGCGGGCGTGCCGTCGCTGGTCGTCGCCCGCACCGACGCGCAGGCCGCGACGCTGCTGACCAGTGACGTCGACGAGCGCGACCAGCAGTTCGTGACCGGCGAGCGCACCTCCGAGGGCTTCTACAAGGTCCGCAACGGCATCGAGCCCTGCATCACCCGCGGTCTGGCCTACGCGCCGCACGCGGACCTGATCTGGATGGAGACCTCGAAGCCGGACCTGGAGGTGGCCAAGCGGTTCGCCGAGGCCATCAAGGACAAGTACCCGGACCAGATGCTGGCCTACAACTGCTCGCCGTCGTTCAACTGGCGCAAGAACCTGGACGACAGCACCATCGCCAAGTTCCAGCGGGAGCTCGGCCACATGGGCTACAAGTTCCAGTTCATCACGCTGGCCGGCTTCCACGCGCTGAACTACGGCATGTTCGACCTGGCCAAGGGCTACGCCGCGGACGGCATGACGTCCTACGTGGACCTGCAGGAGCGCGAGTTCGCCGCCGAGGCGCAGGGCTACACCGCCACCCGCCACCAGCGCGAGGCGGGCACCGGCTACTTCGACCTGATCAGCACCGCGGTGAGCCCGGACTCGTCGACCACCGCGCTGGCCGGGTCGACCGAGGCCGCGCAGTTCTGATCGCGACGTGATCCGATGCCCTGCGGTGTCGGATCGGGCGGGGGAGCGGCGGTTCCGGCCAGCGGCGGCCGGGGCCTGCCGCGCCGGGCACCTCGGTGCCCGCCTCCACAGCACAAAAACGGATGAGCGCTCGTCGCGGGAGCGCTCACCCCAGACGCACCAGCGGCCCTGTGGCGGGGTGTGAGTGATCGCAATGGTGCGAGTGGGCGGGAATCTCCGATGGGGATTCCCGCCCACTTTTTTGCGCTCACACCTTCCGGTGACGGCTGTATCAGATCGGCGGTCTCGTCCCTCTTCATCGCAGACCGGTTCGCGTCGGCGCTCGCGCCGACCGGGCAGCAGGCACCAGCGGAAGGGGACGATCATGCGGATCGAATCGGGAGCGGGACGGCCGTTCAGCGTGCACGACCTGGACGGTTCGCCGGAGGACGGCAGGCGCTACGAATTGATCGACGGCGATCTGATGGTGAGCGCGGCGCCGGGGTGGCCGCACCAGGCGGCGGTGGTGGAACTGGCCTCGCAGCTGCACATCGCCTGCACCTCGGAGTACCGGGTGCTTCCCGCGCCGTTCGCGGTGCGCCCGGACCCGTTCACGGAGTTGCGGCCCGACGTCCTGGTGGCGCGCCACGACGATCTCACGCTGCGGAACCTGCCCGCGGCGCCGGAGCTCGCGGTCGAGGTGATCTCGGCGAGCAGCAGGCTCAAGGACACCACGTTGAAGAAGGCGATCTACGCGAAGCTGGGCGTGCGGTTCTTCTGGCTGGTGGACCCCGACCTGGAGGAACCCGAGATCGCGGCGTGGGAGCTCGTGGGCGGCTCCGGGTACCAGCGGATCGCCCGCGTGCGCAACGACGAGGTGTTCGAGGTGCAGCGCCCGTTCCCCGTCAAGCTCACCGCCTCGGACCTGGTGGCGGGGTTGCGGCCGTGAAGGCGGGCCGTCCGGCCACCGCGCAGGGCACGCGCGCACGAGAGCGGGGCGGGAATCCGCGCCTGGTTCCCGCCCCGCTCAGGTGGCCGATCGGTTCACCGGGGCGCGCGCGAGGCGCGCCCGCCGGTGCGCCGGATCAAGCCGCCAGCCCCAGCGCGTCCAGCGCCGCGCCGATCGAGGACAGCGTGCTGGCCAGCGTCGCGTCCAGCGCCTCGGCGATCGGCGTCAGCTCCGCGGCGTTCGCCGGGAGCGCGAGGCCGACCATGAGGGCGGGGACGGCGACGGCGGCGAAGGCGAAGCGCCGGAGGCGCGTGCGGGGCTCGGCGACGGCGGTCTGCTCGGTCGTCGTGTTCATGTGGATCACCTGTTCTCGATGCGAATTGGCTGGTGTGCCAAGAGATTCGCCGTCGCGATGGCACAGGGCAAGGTCGTTTACAGCTCGTTTTCCCGTTCGGTACGCGTTCGCCCCACTCGTGTCCCGGGGCACAGACCTTCGGTGGTGGCGCCGTCGCGCGGCACGTGGCTCGAAGTCGTCGTGGATCGGCCGAGCGCGGCGATGTCATCCGGACGCGCCCGTCGTCGGCGCTGCGTCGGCGG
This window of the Saccharopolyspora gloriosae genome carries:
- a CDS encoding helix-turn-helix domain-containing protein, with the protein product MDFSANINDMAEFAAEEDRNFSTDQDLLVFGQRLRHLRRAAGLTLVELGERVGRAPSQLSLLENGHREPKLSLLRALADALGSSVDELMSKKPPNRRAELEIAVEQAQLDPLYQRLDVPPLKVGKRVPTEALEHVLALYDELKRRETKQVATPEEARKANAELRRMMREHGNYFPDIEQAASGILDRVGYHGGALSEGLIQSIATHMGYGLRFVTDLPRSVRSITDLRHSRIFLRRESLGMHSPRTILLQTLGHLTLGHSQPRDFADFLRQRVEANYFAAAVLMPERTAVSYLKQAKADRDLAVEDLRDVFSVSYEMAAHRFTNLATQYLDLVCHFVRNDETGIIYKAYENDGLVFPTDPAGAIEGQRMCRHWAGRTVFASPDRYSTHYQYTDKPGATHWCVAHVDPNRGRDFAITLGVPYTESRWFRGRETTNHSKSRCPNGECCQRPPTELSNRWQGMVWPSARAHSHVLSALPSGTFPGVDEADVYSFLETH
- the aceA gene encoding isocitrate lyase; its protein translation is MSLQPGTRQQAIKAAEELQHDWDTNPRWKGIERTHTAADVVRLRGSVQEEQTLARNGAERLWNLLHETDYINSLGAMTGNQAVQQVRAGLKAIYLSGWQVAADANLAGETYPDQSLYPANSVPQVVRRINNALKRADQISWSEALDPETEETDSEPTQWMAPIVADAEAGFGGVLNAYELMKGMIQAGAAGVHWEDQLASEKKCGHLGGKVLIPTSQHVKTLNAARLAADVAGVPSLVVARTDAQAATLLTSDVDERDQQFVTGERTSEGFYKVRNGIEPCITRGLAYAPHADLIWMETSKPDLEVAKRFAEAIKDKYPDQMLAYNCSPSFNWRKNLDDSTIAKFQRELGHMGYKFQFITLAGFHALNYGMFDLAKGYAADGMTSYVDLQEREFAAEAQGYTATRHQREAGTGYFDLISTAVSPDSSTTALAGSTEAAQF
- a CDS encoding Uma2 family endonuclease: MRIESGAGRPFSVHDLDGSPEDGRRYELIDGDLMVSAAPGWPHQAAVVELASQLHIACTSEYRVLPAPFAVRPDPFTELRPDVLVARHDDLTLRNLPAAPELAVEVISASSRLKDTTLKKAIYAKLGVRFFWLVDPDLEEPEIAAWELVGGSGYQRIARVRNDEVFEVQRPFPVKLTASDLVAGLRP